In Mycolicibacterium phocaicum, one DNA window encodes the following:
- a CDS encoding GNAT family N-acetyltransferase, translated as MTDHDKAAARREITDALQKALDRRHEVLDVIVEADNKAAAVDAIAKLLGTSHAGGEQVMAMSFDLLTKDARKRIADELEDLNSQLSFTVKDRPASFGDNLSLRPFSGAADRDIFATRTTDVGASGDGSGRAAGDLDDEIKAALARVNAEEAVWFVAEEDGAKVGMVFGELDGGEVNVRIWVHPDYRHRGYGTAALRRSRSEMASYFPAVPMVVRAPGATPK; from the coding sequence ATGACCGACCACGACAAGGCCGCAGCCCGCCGCGAGATCACCGATGCGCTCCAGAAAGCACTGGATCGCCGGCACGAGGTGCTCGACGTCATCGTCGAAGCCGACAACAAGGCTGCCGCCGTTGATGCCATCGCCAAGCTGCTGGGCACCTCCCATGCCGGGGGCGAGCAGGTCATGGCGATGTCCTTCGATCTGCTGACGAAGGACGCCCGCAAGCGCATCGCCGACGAGCTGGAAGATCTGAACAGCCAGTTGTCCTTCACAGTGAAGGACCGCCCGGCCAGCTTCGGGGACAACCTGTCGCTGCGCCCGTTCTCCGGCGCCGCCGACCGCGACATCTTCGCCACCCGCACCACCGATGTCGGTGCGTCCGGTGACGGCTCGGGCCGTGCCGCCGGCGACCTGGACGACGAGATCAAGGCCGCGCTTGCCCGCGTCAACGCCGAGGAAGCGGTGTGGTTCGTCGCCGAGGAAGATGGCGCCAAGGTCGGCATGGTGTTCGGTGAGCTGGACGGCGGCGAGGTCAACGTCCGTATCTGGGTCCACCCCGACTACCGCCACCGCGGCTACGGCACCGCGGCGCTGCGCCGGTCGCGGTCGGAGATGGCGTCGTACTTCCCGGCCGTGCCCATGGTGGTCCGCGCTCCGGGCGCGACACCGAAGTAG
- a CDS encoding SCO1664 family protein, whose translation MTPPDAEQILQRGELTALGRIRSASNATFLCEAELDDALLHCVYKPISGEAPLWDFPDGTLAGRELAAYLVSAALGWNLVPHTIIRDGPAGPGMVQRWVDQPGDALSETEPPPGPDLVDLVPAGRVPAGYLPILRAYDHKGDEVVLVHADDARLHRLAVFDVLINNADRKGGHVLAGADGQVYGVDHGVSLHADDKLRTVLWGWAGKPIDDDVLGAVAALRDALRDGLAATLAPHLTRPEIAALQARVVELIDNPIMPTPDRHRPIPWPAF comes from the coding sequence ATGACGCCTCCTGACGCCGAACAGATTCTGCAACGCGGTGAGCTGACGGCGCTCGGGCGCATCAGGTCGGCGAGCAACGCGACGTTCCTGTGCGAAGCCGAGCTGGACGACGCGCTGCTGCACTGCGTGTACAAGCCGATCTCCGGGGAGGCTCCGCTGTGGGACTTCCCCGACGGCACCCTGGCCGGACGGGAGCTGGCGGCCTATCTGGTGTCTGCCGCGCTGGGCTGGAACCTGGTGCCGCACACCATAATTCGTGACGGCCCGGCGGGCCCGGGCATGGTGCAGCGCTGGGTCGACCAGCCTGGCGACGCGCTCAGTGAAACCGAACCGCCGCCCGGCCCGGACCTCGTCGACCTCGTTCCGGCCGGCCGGGTGCCGGCGGGATACCTGCCTATCCTGCGGGCCTACGACCACAAGGGCGACGAAGTGGTGCTGGTGCACGCCGACGACGCCCGGCTGCACCGGCTGGCGGTGTTCGACGTACTGATCAACAACGCCGACCGCAAGGGCGGGCACGTGCTGGCCGGCGCCGACGGCCAGGTGTACGGCGTCGACCACGGCGTCAGCCTGCATGCCGACGACAAGCTGCGGACCGTGCTGTGGGGCTGGGCCGGAAAACCGATCGACGACGACGTGCTCGGTGCGGTCGCCGCATTGCGGGACGCCCTGCGCGACGGCCTCGCCGCGACGCTGGCTCCGCACCTCACCCGTCCTGAGATCGCCGCGCTACAAGCGAGAGTTGTTGAGCTGATTGACAATCCGATCATGCCCACCCCGGATCGGCACCGGCCGATCCCGTGGCCGGCCTTTTGA
- a CDS encoding DUF3090 domain-containing protein encodes MARAIHVFRSPDRFVAGTVGQPGNRTFYLQAVHDQRVVSVMLEKQQVAVLAERISALLVEINRRFGTPIPPDTGEVADLNPLVMPVDAEFRVGTMGLGWDSEAQTVVVELLAVTDSEFDASVVLDDAEEGPDAVRVFLSPQSARDFANRSNRVISAGRPPCPLCEEPLDPEGHICVRTNGYRRGMLDADGDEPDDAS; translated from the coding sequence ATGGCTCGCGCAATTCACGTCTTCCGCTCTCCCGACCGCTTCGTGGCCGGGACCGTTGGGCAGCCTGGTAACCGGACGTTCTACCTGCAGGCCGTGCACGACCAGCGGGTCGTCTCGGTCATGTTGGAGAAGCAGCAAGTCGCGGTCCTGGCCGAGCGCATCTCCGCCCTGCTGGTCGAGATCAACCGGCGGTTCGGCACGCCGATCCCGCCCGACACCGGTGAGGTCGCCGACCTCAACCCACTCGTGATGCCCGTGGACGCCGAATTCCGGGTCGGCACCATGGGTCTGGGTTGGGACTCCGAAGCGCAGACCGTGGTGGTCGAGCTGCTGGCCGTCACCGACTCGGAATTCGACGCCTCCGTCGTGCTCGACGACGCCGAGGAAGGCCCCGACGCCGTGCGGGTGTTTCTGAGTCCGCAGTCGGCCCGGGACTTCGCGAACCGCTCGAATCGGGTGATCTCCGCCGGCCGGCCGCCGTGCCCGCTGTGCGAGGAGCCGCTCGACCCGGAGGGGCATATCTGCGTGCGCACCAACGGGTATCGGCGCGGCATGCTGGATGCCGACGGTGATGAGCCGGATGACGCCTCCTGA
- a CDS encoding histidine phosphatase family protein encodes MTVILLRHGRSTSNTAHTLAGRSEGVDLDDKGRAQADGVVARIGELPVKAIVRSPLLRCQNTVAPLAAALGLEPRVDDRLIEVDYGGWTGRKIAELVKEPLWPVIQQQPSAAVFPDGEGLAQVQSRAVAAVREIDRALAQEHDGDTLWIACTHGDVIKAVLADALGVHLDGFQRIVADPASMSVIRYTPHRPFVLHVNHTGTDLSSSLRPQPEQPKSDEAGKPDDAVPTHDATVGGSTD; translated from the coding sequence GTGACGGTCATCCTGCTGCGCCACGGGCGCTCCACGTCCAACACCGCCCACACCCTGGCCGGCCGGTCCGAGGGCGTCGACCTCGACGACAAGGGCCGCGCGCAGGCCGACGGTGTCGTCGCCCGGATCGGCGAGCTGCCGGTCAAGGCCATCGTCCGTTCGCCGCTGCTGCGCTGCCAGAACACCGTCGCCCCGCTGGCCGCGGCGCTGGGCCTGGAGCCGCGCGTCGACGATCGGCTGATCGAGGTCGACTACGGCGGCTGGACCGGCCGCAAGATCGCCGAACTCGTCAAAGAGCCGCTGTGGCCCGTCATCCAGCAGCAGCCCAGCGCAGCGGTGTTCCCGGACGGTGAGGGGCTGGCGCAGGTGCAGTCGCGCGCCGTGGCCGCCGTCCGCGAGATCGACCGGGCCCTGGCTCAGGAGCACGACGGCGACACGCTGTGGATCGCCTGCACGCACGGCGACGTCATCAAGGCGGTGCTGGCCGACGCCTTGGGTGTGCACCTCGACGGCTTCCAGCGGATCGTCGCCGACCCCGCCTCGATGAGCGTCATCCGCTACACGCCGCACCGACCGTTCGTCCTGCACGTCAACCACACCGGCACGGATCTCAGCTCGTCGCTGCGCCCGCAGCCCGAGCAGCCCAAATCCGACGAGGCCGGCAAGCCCGACGATGCCGTCCCGACACACGACGCAACCGTCGGTGGCTCGACCGATTAG
- a CDS encoding undecaprenyl-diphosphate phosphatase translates to MTDVAAMSWWQTIVLAVLQGLTEFLPVSSSGHLAIASRVFFAGDAGASFTAVTQLGTEAAVLIYFAKDIWRILTAWFAGLTDAARRTADYWLGWWVIIGTIPICVLGLLFKDQIRSGARNLWVIATAMIVFSAVIALAEYAGKQTRDVEQLTWKDSVLVGLAQCLALVPGVSRSGATISAGLFLGMNRELAARFGFLLAIPAVLASGLFSLPDAFKPVTEGMSATGAQLTVAILIAFVVGYAAVSWFLKFLVRHSMYWFVGYRIVLGVTVLALLGTGVVAAQ, encoded by the coding sequence GTGACTGACGTGGCAGCCATGAGCTGGTGGCAGACGATCGTGCTGGCCGTCCTCCAGGGGCTCACCGAGTTCTTGCCGGTGTCGTCGTCGGGTCATCTGGCCATCGCCTCCCGGGTTTTCTTCGCCGGTGACGCGGGCGCGTCGTTCACCGCGGTCACCCAGCTCGGGACCGAGGCCGCGGTGCTCATCTATTTCGCCAAGGACATCTGGCGCATCCTCACCGCCTGGTTCGCCGGGCTGACCGACGCCGCCCGCCGCACCGCCGACTACTGGCTGGGCTGGTGGGTGATCATCGGCACCATCCCGATCTGCGTGCTGGGACTGCTGTTCAAGGACCAGATCCGTTCCGGCGCCCGCAATCTGTGGGTCATCGCCACCGCGATGATCGTGTTCTCGGCGGTGATCGCCCTCGCCGAGTACGCCGGCAAGCAGACCCGCGACGTCGAGCAACTGACGTGGAAGGACAGCGTCCTCGTCGGTCTGGCGCAGTGCCTGGCGCTGGTGCCGGGGGTGTCGCGGTCCGGCGCGACGATCAGTGCCGGCCTGTTCCTCGGCATGAACCGCGAGCTGGCGGCGCGCTTCGGCTTCCTGCTCGCCATCCCGGCGGTGCTGGCCTCCGGCCTGTTCTCGCTGCCCGACGCCTTCAAGCCCGTCACCGAAGGCATGAGCGCCACCGGCGCGCAGCTGACCGTCGCCATCTTGATCGCGTTCGTCGTCGGCTACGCCGCGGTGTCCTGGTTCCTGAAATTCCTGGTGCGGCACAGCATGTACTGGTTCGTCGGCTACCGCATCGTGCTCGGCGTGACGGTGCTCGCGCTGCTCGGCACCGGGGTGGTGGCGGCACAGTGA
- a CDS encoding NHL repeat-containing protein encodes MDHHPINCRLREYRVGLTRFATAALAVGTLAACSSHPAETAPPTISPAHAAVSPPVTGAPDGVVRALPGPGTGAGFDTATASLVVLGTDAGRPVVTVPGTPPVVLPAAATGITVDGAGTAFLSTRGGYLRFDIGKRAVQTVAVDGQSGTDFTSIARRADGKLALGTADGAVLIVDGTAVKSRMKAFARVDGLAAQGNTVVVLDRGQTSVTEVNADGTDVAQALRAGEGATTLAADPAGRVLVADTRGDGLLVFGTTPLMLRQQAPVRGAPYGIVGSAKLAWVSQTATNSVVGYDLSTGIPVEKVRYRTVQQPDVLSFDERTGTLFVVSGSGAGVQVIANAAARPGSGGH; translated from the coding sequence ATGGATCACCATCCCATTAATTGTCGGCTGCGTGAATATCGGGTGGGCCTAACGAGATTCGCGACGGCCGCGCTGGCCGTCGGCACGCTGGCGGCGTGCTCGTCGCATCCAGCCGAGACGGCGCCGCCGACCATCTCCCCCGCACACGCCGCGGTGTCGCCCCCGGTCACCGGCGCTCCCGACGGCGTCGTCCGCGCCCTTCCCGGGCCCGGTACCGGCGCCGGCTTCGACACGGCGACGGCGTCGCTCGTCGTGCTCGGCACCGACGCCGGACGTCCGGTGGTGACGGTGCCCGGCACACCGCCGGTGGTGCTGCCGGCCGCTGCGACAGGTATCACAGTCGACGGCGCGGGCACGGCGTTCCTGTCCACCCGCGGCGGCTACCTGCGGTTCGACATCGGCAAGCGCGCGGTGCAAACGGTCGCGGTCGACGGCCAGTCCGGCACCGACTTCACCTCGATCGCCCGGCGGGCCGACGGGAAACTGGCATTGGGAACCGCCGACGGGGCGGTGCTGATCGTCGACGGTACCGCGGTGAAGTCCCGGATGAAGGCCTTCGCCCGCGTGGACGGTCTTGCCGCGCAAGGCAATACCGTCGTGGTCCTGGACCGTGGGCAAACCTCGGTGACCGAGGTGAACGCCGACGGCACCGACGTCGCCCAGGCGCTGCGCGCCGGTGAAGGCGCCACGACGCTGGCCGCCGATCCCGCCGGGCGGGTGCTGGTGGCCGACACGCGCGGCGACGGCCTGCTGGTCTTCGGGACGACGCCGCTCATGCTGCGGCAGCAGGCGCCGGTGCGGGGCGCGCCGTACGGCATCGTCGGATCGGCGAAACTCGCCTGGGTTTCGCAGACCGCGACGAACAGCGTGGTTGGTTACGATCTTTCGACTGGCATCCCCGTCGAGAAAGTCCGATATCGCACCGTGCAGCAGCCTGACGTCCTCTCCTTCGACGAACGCACCGGCACCTTGTTCGTGGTGTCGGGATCGGGCGCCGGGGTCCAGGTGATCGCGAACGCCGCCGCGAGGCCGGGGTCGGGCGGCCACTGA
- a CDS encoding DUF5703 family protein, with amino-acid sequence MQRGRMPAAWAEDLSDDYEWIPLRLPPEVTRLSASIRLSIEAEYRGWELTRVRLYTDGSRRVLLRRRKIRTGDATGNVPGAGETTGQVPDRLAPEQPSM; translated from the coding sequence ATGCAGCGGGGGCGGATGCCGGCAGCGTGGGCGGAGGACTTGTCCGACGACTACGAATGGATTCCGCTCCGACTGCCGCCGGAAGTGACCAGGCTGTCGGCGTCGATCCGGCTGTCGATCGAGGCCGAATACCGCGGGTGGGAACTGACGCGCGTGCGCCTCTACACCGACGGTTCGCGCCGGGTGCTGCTGCGCCGCCGCAAGATCAGGACGGGCGACGCGACGGGAAATGTGCCCGGGGCGGGCGAAACGACGGGCCAGGTGCCCGATAGGTTGGCGCCCGAACAGCCGTCGATGTGA
- a CDS encoding quinone-dependent dihydroorotate dehydrogenase, translating to MYRALRWVFFLVSPERIHTWVFALLRVATGLAVSRRLLAKWLAPSDPVLETTVFGVTFPGPVGLAAGFDKNGSGINAWGPLGFGYAEVGTVTAQAQPGNPAPRLFRLPEDRALLNRMGFNNHGAGELAIKLTRSQSTVPIGVNIGKTKVTPPEHAVDDYAESARLCGPLADFVVVNVSSPNTPGLRDLQAVASLRPILAAVRAETTKPVLVKIAPDLSDDDVDEIADLAVELGLAGIVATNTTISREGLLTPGVAELGAGGVSGAPVAARSLEILRRLHKRVGGQLVLISVGGIETADDAWERILAGASLVQGYTGFIYGGGLWAKHIHDGVAAKLKAGGFASLADAVGSGA from the coding sequence ATGTATCGCGCCCTGCGCTGGGTGTTCTTCCTGGTGTCCCCGGAGCGGATTCACACCTGGGTGTTCGCGCTGCTGCGCGTCGCGACCGGATTGGCCGTCAGCCGCCGGTTGCTGGCCAAGTGGCTGGCCCCGTCGGATCCGGTGTTGGAGACGACGGTGTTCGGCGTGACGTTCCCGGGCCCGGTGGGCCTGGCAGCCGGCTTCGACAAGAACGGCAGTGGCATCAACGCTTGGGGCCCATTGGGTTTCGGCTACGCCGAGGTGGGCACGGTGACGGCGCAGGCACAGCCCGGCAATCCGGCGCCGCGGCTGTTCCGGCTGCCCGAGGACCGTGCACTGCTGAACCGCATGGGCTTCAACAACCACGGGGCAGGCGAGCTCGCCATCAAGCTGACCCGCAGCCAGTCCACCGTGCCGATCGGCGTGAACATCGGCAAGACCAAGGTCACCCCGCCCGAACACGCCGTCGACGACTACGCCGAGAGCGCCCGCCTGTGCGGGCCACTGGCCGACTTCGTCGTGGTGAACGTCAGCTCGCCGAACACGCCCGGGCTGCGTGATCTACAGGCCGTGGCGTCGCTACGGCCGATCCTGGCCGCCGTGCGCGCCGAGACGACCAAGCCCGTGCTGGTGAAGATCGCGCCCGACCTGTCCGACGACGACGTCGACGAGATCGCCGACCTGGCCGTCGAACTTGGGCTGGCGGGGATCGTCGCGACCAACACCACGATCTCCCGCGAAGGACTACTGACCCCCGGCGTCGCCGAGCTGGGCGCGGGCGGCGTGTCCGGCGCCCCGGTGGCCGCGCGGTCGCTCGAGATCCTGCGGCGGCTGCACAAACGCGTCGGCGGTCAGCTGGTGCTGATCAGCGTCGGCGGCATCGAGACCGCCGACGACGCCTGGGAGCGCATCCTCGCCGGCGCCTCCCTGGTGCAGGGCTACACCGGCTTCATCTACGGCGGTGGCCTGTGGGCCAAGCACATTCACGACGGCGTGGCCGCGAAGTTGAAGGCCGGTGGCTTCGCGTCGCTGGCCGATGCGGTGGGCTCCGGCGCCTAG
- a CDS encoding IS1182 family transposase — protein sequence MQGRSDDQRELLDAESVAGHLLKPDSVFAFLAAHRHVLFPEEMFADLFPSRRGRPSVPAEVMASVITLQALHGLSDNETVDAVTFDLRWKAACGLPVTAPAFHSTTLTYWRRRLAASDRPNRIFEAVRTVVAQTAVLAGKTRRALDSTVLDDAVATQDTVTQLIAAIRRVGRDVPGAAEVIETHCTAHNYHDPGKPTIAWNDKAARDQLIDALVGDAHRLLGHLPEQELGPRAAEAVALLALIAGQDVEPVEGSDGTDGQWRIAQKVAEDRIISTVDPEARHAHKTVHRRQDGFKAHIAIEPDTGIITDCALTKASGPDNHEAVVGLGLLEDENAPVRVLGDSAYGTGAARATLAELKHVAVIKPLPLRTPVPGGFTSDDFAIDFDDRTVTCPAAHTVTITPSGGAKFEKYCRSCPLAARCTTAVRGRKLTISEHEPLMRAARAAARTPQWQDEYRQHRPMVERSIAWLTRSNRKVRYRGTTKNDHWLHHRAAALNLRRLITLGLTHTGTTWAIA from the coding sequence GTGCAAGGTCGCTCTGATGATCAGCGTGAGTTGTTGGATGCCGAATCGGTGGCCGGGCATCTTCTGAAGCCCGACAGTGTGTTTGCGTTCCTGGCGGCCCACCGCCATGTGCTGTTTCCCGAGGAGATGTTCGCCGACCTGTTCCCGTCGCGGCGGGGCCGACCCAGTGTGCCGGCCGAGGTGATGGCCTCGGTGATCACACTGCAAGCCCTGCACGGACTCTCAGACAACGAGACCGTGGACGCGGTCACCTTCGATCTGCGGTGGAAAGCCGCGTGCGGGCTGCCGGTCACCGCGCCGGCGTTTCACTCCACGACGCTGACCTACTGGCGGCGCCGGCTGGCGGCCTCGGATCGCCCCAACCGGATCTTCGAGGCCGTGCGAACCGTGGTCGCGCAGACCGCGGTGCTGGCGGGCAAGACCCGGCGAGCATTGGATTCCACCGTCCTCGATGACGCGGTGGCCACCCAGGACACCGTGACCCAGCTGATCGCCGCGATCCGCCGCGTGGGCCGCGACGTCCCCGGCGCCGCCGAGGTGATCGAGACTCATTGCACGGCCCACAATTACCACGACCCGGGTAAACCCACGATCGCCTGGAACGACAAGGCCGCCCGTGATCAGCTCATCGACGCCCTGGTCGGCGACGCGCATCGGCTGCTGGGGCATCTGCCCGAGCAGGAGCTGGGACCGAGGGCCGCCGAGGCGGTGGCCCTGCTAGCGCTGATCGCCGGGCAGGATGTCGAACCTGTCGAAGGCTCCGATGGCACCGACGGGCAGTGGCGCATCGCCCAGAAAGTCGCCGAGGATCGCATCATCTCCACCGTGGATCCTGAGGCCCGGCACGCTCATAAGACGGTGCATCGGCGCCAGGACGGCTTCAAAGCCCACATCGCGATCGAACCCGATACCGGGATCATCACCGACTGTGCTCTGACCAAGGCCAGTGGTCCCGATAACCACGAAGCGGTCGTCGGGCTGGGATTGCTTGAGGATGAAAATGCCCCGGTGCGGGTGCTCGGCGATTCGGCCTACGGCACCGGCGCAGCCCGCGCCACCCTCGCCGAACTCAAGCATGTCGCGGTGATCAAACCGCTGCCGCTGCGGACCCCAGTGCCTGGCGGGTTCACCAGCGATGACTTCGCCATCGATTTCGATGACCGCACCGTGACCTGCCCGGCCGCACACACCGTCACCATCACGCCCAGCGGTGGCGCAAAATTCGAAAAATATTGTCGCTCATGCCCGTTGGCGGCCCGATGCACTACCGCAGTACGGGGACGCAAGCTCACCATCAGCGAGCACGAACCGCTGATGCGTGCCGCCCGCGCAGCAGCGCGCACCCCCCAGTGGCAGGACGAGTACCGCCAACACCGGCCCATGGTGGAACGCTCCATCGCCTGGCTGACCCGCAGCAACCGCAAAGTCCGCTACCGCGGCACCACCAAAAACGACCACTGGCTGCACCACCGAGCCGCCGCCCTCAACCTGCGCCGGCTAATCACCTTGGGCCTGACGCACACGGGCACCACCTGGGCCATCGCCTAA
- a CDS encoding AraC family transcriptional regulator yields the protein MSFVRGTSLQGFLELVRELGADPEPLLARSRIPVDAVGDQDNFVDYRSVVTVLEAAAAATGAPDFGRRLALRQGLDILGPVGIAARTAANVAAALAAIDQYMAVYSPALSAAIDPQPTARYARFDWRLAVPRPIVHRQAAELALGVSLRVFRLLTGPDFTPAVVHFRHEPLTTAESYADYFGCPARFAMPDNGFRFPRAVLARPLAADGAVHDVVRGYLNTIAVPADSQTAEPVRLLIRRMLPTGGLTLDLVAQQLAVHPRTLQRQLEAQGTSFAGLVDEVRREDADRYLRTTDMPLGQLAGLLGYSEQSVLSRSSRRWFGMSASAYRRTGVEG from the coding sequence ATGTCGTTCGTGCGTGGCACGTCGCTGCAGGGCTTTCTCGAGCTGGTCCGCGAACTGGGTGCCGATCCCGAGCCCTTGCTCGCCCGGAGTCGCATCCCGGTCGACGCGGTCGGCGATCAGGACAACTTCGTCGACTACCGCAGCGTCGTCACGGTTCTGGAGGCTGCCGCCGCGGCGACCGGCGCGCCCGACTTCGGCCGGCGGCTGGCCCTGCGCCAAGGCCTGGACATCTTGGGGCCGGTCGGGATCGCGGCGCGGACGGCGGCGAACGTAGCGGCCGCGCTCGCCGCGATCGACCAGTACATGGCGGTCTACAGCCCGGCGCTGTCGGCAGCGATCGACCCGCAGCCGACCGCGCGCTACGCCCGATTCGATTGGCGTCTCGCCGTGCCCCGGCCGATCGTGCACCGGCAGGCGGCAGAGTTGGCTCTCGGCGTATCCCTCCGGGTGTTCCGGCTGCTGACGGGGCCCGACTTCACGCCGGCCGTGGTGCACTTCCGGCACGAGCCGCTGACGACCGCCGAGAGCTATGCCGACTACTTCGGGTGCCCGGCGCGTTTTGCCATGCCGGACAACGGTTTTCGCTTCCCGCGCGCGGTGCTCGCCCGGCCGCTTGCGGCCGACGGCGCGGTGCACGACGTGGTGCGGGGCTATCTGAACACCATCGCGGTCCCGGCTGATTCACAGACCGCCGAACCGGTCCGGCTGCTGATCCGCCGGATGCTGCCCACCGGCGGCCTGACCCTCGACCTGGTTGCGCAGCAGCTCGCGGTGCACCCGCGCACCCTGCAGCGGCAACTGGAGGCGCAGGGCACGTCGTTCGCCGGGCTGGTCGACGAGGTGCGTCGCGAGGACGCGGACCGCTACCTCCGCACCACCGACATGCCATTGGGGCAGCTGGCCGGACTACTCGGCTACAGCGAGCAGAGCGTGCTGTCGCGGTCGAGCCGGCGCTGGTTCGGCATGTCGGCGTCGGCGTACCGGCGTACCGGAGTCGAGGGCTAG
- a CDS encoding 2,4'-dihydroxyacetophenone dioxygenase family protein: protein MTAIASPEMVTTLSGAPLPLVALPQGELLTVNLAETPLLKDALGPGMSFHPLRLDTERGEYVILARMAPGVGLQLHYHTGPAQVYTFQGCWFYREYPDQPQTAGSYLYEPGGSVHTFFTPEDNTEDTVALIIVDGANVNFNEDGSFHSILDAVSLHYLTETVSAAQGTTPVFVHGGTAGVVKP, encoded by the coding sequence ATGACCGCCATCGCATCCCCCGAAATGGTCACCACCCTCAGCGGCGCTCCGCTCCCCCTGGTCGCACTGCCGCAAGGCGAGCTGCTGACCGTCAACCTCGCCGAGACGCCGCTCCTGAAGGACGCCCTCGGACCCGGCATGAGCTTCCACCCGCTGCGCCTGGACACCGAGCGGGGCGAGTACGTCATCCTCGCCCGCATGGCACCGGGCGTCGGCCTGCAGCTGCACTACCACACCGGTCCCGCGCAGGTGTACACCTTCCAGGGCTGCTGGTTCTACCGCGAGTACCCCGACCAGCCGCAGACCGCCGGCTCCTACCTGTACGAACCCGGCGGCTCGGTCCACACCTTCTTCACCCCCGAGGACAACACCGAGGACACCGTCGCGCTCATCATCGTCGACGGCGCGAACGTCAACTTCAACGAGGACGGCTCGTTCCACTCGATCCTCGACGCGGTGTCCCTGCACTACCTGACCGAGACGGTCTCCGCGGCCCAGGGCACCACGCCCGTCTTCGTCCACGGCGGCACCGCCGGCGTCGTCAAACCCTGA